The nucleotide window ATGATGCCGGACGCCAGGCCGGACTTGGCCGACAGGATGCCCAGCGGCACGCTGAACAGGATCGCCAGGATGCTCGCGACGAGCACCAGAGCCAGCGAGTCCATCGCGTTCTCCCACTGGTCGACGCCCACGATCACGACGAGGCCGACCACGGTGCCCACGGCGAACTTCCAGCCGCGGATCATCAGGCCCAGAGCGGCGGCCACGAGGATGATCACCCAGAACGGCGGGGTGGCGAGAACGAGGTCCACGAGGTCGTAGGCGCCGCTGAAGATGGCGCGCACGAAGTCGAAGAAGAACCCGAAGGTGTCGGTGATGAAGTCGATGAACGAATCGGCCCAGCTCCCGAGCGGGATGCGGAAGTCTGTTGCTGTAATCAGGGCTGCTGTGATGCTCACGGCTGGACTCCTTCCGGCGCGGTCTCGCGCAGGGTTTCGGTGATGATGCTCATCGAGATGGTGGCCGGCGGTTCCATCACCGGCAGCTCGCCGGTGCCGGTGCTCACGTTGCCGAGGGCGGCGAGCAGAGTGACCCTCGGGATGACCCCGAGCAGGCGATTGCGGTCGTCGACAACGGCGATGGGCAGGTCGCTCTCCACGGCCAGCTCGACGAGATCGACCAGCGCGGTGTCGGCGGAAACCGCGGTGGCGTCGAGGATGATCGCGCGCAGGTCGCCGTCGCCGGCCTTGACCTGCTTGAGCACGTCGCGGTCGCGCACGACCCCGGCGAAGCTGCGGTCGCGACGCAACACGAAGGTGGCCGAGGTCTGCAGGTCGCGCATGGTGCGGAGGGCCGCGCGCGGACCGGCGGTCACCGTCACGACGGACCGGGCCGGTTCCATGACACTGCCGGCGGTGAGCACGCGGGCCCTGTCGACATCCTGCACGAACTGGGCCACGTAGTCGTTGGCCGGGTCGGTGAGGATCTCTTCGGGCGTGCCGATCTGCACGATGCGGCCGTCGCGCATGACGGCGATGCGGTCGCCGAGGAACATGGCCTCGTTGAGGTCGTGGGTGATGAAGATGATGGTCTTGCCGAGTTCGGCCTGCAGCTCGATGAGCTGTTCCTGCATCTCACGGCGGATCAGCGGGTCGAGCGCGGAGAATGCCTCGTCCATCAGGAGCACGTCGGTGTCTGCGGCCAGAGCGCGGCCGAGGCCGACGCGCTGCTGCATGCCACCGGACAACTCGGAGGGCAGGTTGTCGGCCCAGCCGTCCAGCCCCACCAGGCGGATGATGGTGCGCGCCTTGGCCAGGCGTTCGTCGCGGGGCATGCCCTGCACCTCGAGGCCGTAGGCGACGTTGTCGATCACGGTGCGGTGCGGCAGCAGAGCGAAGTGCTGGAAGACCATGGAGATGCTCTGGCGGCGCACGTCGCGCAGTTTGGCGGCCGGGATGCCGGTGATCGGGGTATCCCCGACGGTGACAGTGCCGCTGGTCGCCTCGAGCAGGCCGTTGAGCATGCGGATCAGGGTGGACTTGCCCGAGCCGGACAGTCCCATCACCACGAAGATCTCCCCGCGCTTCACCTCGAAGGAGGCGTCGATGACGGCAGCGGTTCCGAGGTGGGCGAGCTCGTCGCGGCTGGCGCCGCCCTGGAGCTTCTTGACGATGTCGTATGGTTTGCGGCCGAACGCCTTGTAGAGCTTGTCCGCCTTGACGGCGATGCCCGGTGTTTCGGTTGTTACTGGTGCTGTGTGCTCCGCCTCACTGGCGGATTTTTCTGCCTTGACGGCAATGATTTCGGTCACGGATTCTCCGGAGCACGCCGAATGGACCGCCTGGACGGTCGACAACACGGGGGCTCGCTGTGTCGGACGGGTAGGCCGAGACCGGCCTCGACACCGGCTACCGGTGTGGGCTGGGGTGACCATGGGGTCACGCCCGTCTGGGCCTCACCGTACGCTCGCGGCCGTCCCAGTCGGGCTGGGGGCTACGCGTTCGCGTCCTGGTGAAGGGTCGTAAGACCAGAAGCGAGCCTAGCATGCGAACGCATGAAAGCCCCCCGGACGAGGGCGGTTTCGACCCTCGTCCGGGAAGCTTAAGTGCAGGTCAGGCATGCTAAAGCCGTGCGCCGGGGATCAGCGCCTGGCCAGCTCGGGCTGCGGCGCGGCGACTTCGTCGCGCGGCACGTCATGGGCGGCATCCGTTGGCTCCGCCACGGTGTGCGCCGCCATCATCGTGGACTCGTCGAACGGCGCGTGCCGGTCGAGCACGAGGTCCACCTGGGCCCGGTCGATCTCCTTGGTCCAGGTGCCGATCAGCACCGTCGCGACGGCATTGCCGGTGAAGTTGGTCAGCGCGCGGGCCTCCGACATGAACCTGTCGATGCCCACGATGAATGCCACCCCGCCGACCAGCTGCGGGGCGTGCGCTTGCAGGCCGCCGGCGAGGGTCGCGAGTCCCGCTCCGGTGACCCCGGCCGCGCCCTTGGACGCGATGATCATGAACACCAGCAGGCCGATCTGCTCCCCCAGCATCAGCGGCTGGCCGAGGGCCGTGGCGATGAACAGCGACGCCATGGTGAGGTAGATCGCCGTGCCGTCGAGGTTGAACGAGTACCCGGTGGGCACGGTGACCCCCACGACCGGCTTGGACACCCCGAGGTGCTCCATCTTGGCGATCAGGCGGGGCAGCGCGGCCTCAGACGACGAGGTCGAGAAGATCAGCAGGTACTCGCGGCCCAGGTAGCGCATCAGCTTGAAGATGTTGACGCCGGTGGCCAGTTTGAGCAGCCCGCCGAGGATCACCACTATGAAGATGATGCAGGTGAGGTAGAACGCAGCCATCAGAGTGAACAGGCTGATCACGGCCTGGATCCCGGTGGCGCCGACGACGGCGGCGATGGCGCCGAACGCGCCGATCGGGGCCAGCCACATCACCATCACGAGAATACGGAAGGTCAGCGCCTGCAGGTGTGCGATTCCGGTGAGGATGGGCTTGCCGGCGGCTCCCATCTTCTGCAGCGCGAAGCCCACGACGAGCGCCACCATCAGGGTCTGCAGGATGTTGCCCGAGGTGAGCGAGGAGATCAGGGTGGTGGGCACGATGCCGAGCAGGAACGAGTGCGTGTCGGCCGCCTCAGGGGCGGTGTAGGTCGCATCCTGCAGGTTGAGACCCTCACCGGGGTGGATGAGGTTGCCGACGAGCAGGCCGATGCCCAGCGCGAAGGTGGACATCACCAGGAAGTAGCCGAGCGCCAGGCCGCCGATCTTCCCGACCGTCGCCGCCTTGGCGATGGATCCGATGCCGAGCACGATGGTGCAGAAGATGATCGGCGCGATCATCATCTTGATCAGCAGCACGAAAACGTCACCGAGCGGCTTGAGCGCAACGGCGAAGCCGTCCGGCCCGCCGAACAGCAGGCCCACCAGGATTCCCAGGCCGACGGCCACGATCACCGCGATGTAGAGGTAGTGGGACTTGTCGAGCCGTTTGCGGGTCGTTCCGCCGGGGCGGCCGGCGCCGCGGGAAGTGCCGCCGCGAGGAATAGCGAATGCCATGTCAGACTCCTTTGTCTAGGCTGTACGGAATCCGGCAGGCGGCCCGAACAGCAGTGGTGAATACACAGTGCGGGACGGGAGGCGTACGGTCACTCTTGCGGTCATATTGGTCACGACGTCGTGACCGGCGGTTTTTCACAGGCGAAAGGACGAGTGCGCGAGATGCACGGGTGGAGCATTGCACGCCGGCTTTTCCTCGCCCACTTCGTGTTCATCGTCGTGCTGGCGGTGTTCGTCGGGACGGCGTCTTTCGTTGATGCCCGCGACCGCGGCTACTCCGAGACGGCCGACCGGATGCTCGCTGTCGCGGCCGCGATCGCCGACAGTCCGCTGGTGGTCACCGCGGCGCAGTCACCGGACCCCACGGCGGCCCTGCAGGCGTACACCCTCGAGGTGACCGAACACGCCGAGCTGGACTTCATCACGATCATGAGCCCGGCCGGCATCCGATGGACGCACCCGGATGCGGGCGAGATCGGCCGGCACTACATCGGCAAGACGGCCCCTGCCGTGGCCGGAACACCGTTCACCGAGGTGACCAGCGGCACGCTGGGCCCGTCGGTGCGCGCCGTCGTTCCCATCGTCGACCCCGACGGCACCGTGGTGGGCCTGGTGGCAGCCGGGGTGAAGACCAGCAACCTGCAGATCGCGCTCAACGCCCGCCTCCCCGCCATCCTGGCGCTCGCGCTGGCACTGCTGCTGGCCGGGTCGGTGGCCACCTGGCTGCTCGGCCGCTATCTGCGCCGGGTCACCCTCGGCTGGGGCCCGGAGGAGCTCGCGCAGCTCTTCGTCTACAACGATTCGGTGCTGCACTCCGTGCGGGAAGGGCTTGTGCTCGTCGACCGCAAGGGCGACATCGTGCTCTACAACGACCAGGCCGCGCAGCTGCTCGGGATCCCGTCCCGGCAAGGCTCCAGGTCCGGTGCCGCCGCGCCGGCGATCGCCGATCTCGACCTCCCGCCCAGCCTCGCCGAGCTGCTGGCCAGCGGGCGCACAGCGCAGGACGAGGTGCATCTCACCGACACCCGGGTGCTCGTGGTGAGCCAGGAACCGGCGGTGCCCACTCCGAGCCGGGTGCGCAGCCGCACCACCCCGATGGGCACCGTCACCACCATCCGCGATCACACCGACCTCGAGTCGCTCGGCACCGAGCTGGCGTCGATGCGCACCCTCTCGGATGCACTGCGCGCCCAGACCCATGAGCACGCGAACCGCCTGCACACCATCGTGTCGCTGATGGAGCTCGGCCGGAGCGCGGAGGCGTTGGAGTTCGCGACCAGGGACATGGCTGTGAGCCAGCACCTGACCGACGAGATGATCGGTTCGGTGGATGAGCCTGTGATCGGTGCCCTCCTGGTGGGCAAATTCGCCCAGGCCGGCGAGTTGGGCGTGCAGCTGACCGTGGACTCCGCCGGCACCCTGGCGGACTCCGGACTGTCGGTGCAGGACCTGGTGACGGTGCTGGGCAACCTGGTGGACAACGCCCTCGATGCCGCCGCCGGAGGCGAGCCTCCTCGACGCGTGGATGTGGCCATCCGCACCGTCTCGGCCGCCCCGGCCCCGCCCGTCGTGGTGATCGAGGTCGCCGACACCGGTCGCGGAGTCGACCCCGACGAGCTCGGCCAGGTGTTCACGCTCGGGCACAGCACGAAAGACCCGGGCCGGTACGGGCGCGGCCTGGGCCTGGCACTGGTGCGCCAGGCGGTGAACCGGCTCGGCGGCAGCCTCACCGTGACGCGGCGCATCGGCGCCGTGTTCACCGTGACGATTCCGCTGCATGCGCCAGCCGCCGAGCCACAGGTGACGCCGAATGCTTGACCAGGAAAGCACGCCGGCCGTGGACGCATCCGACCGGTCGGTGATCCAGGTTCTCATCGTCGAAGACGAACCGCTCACCGCCGAGGCACACGCGGCCTATCTGCAGCGGCTGCCCGGGTTCGAGCACGCCGGAACCGCCGGCACTGGCCAGTCGGCCATCCGCCTGGTTGCCGAAGCCGCGACCACCGGCTCCCCCGTCGACCTGGTGCTGATGGACATGAACCTGCCCGACCTGCACGGCCTGGATGTGTCCCGCCGGCTGCGGGCCGCGAATCTCGAGTGCGACATCATCGCGATCACGGCCATCCGAGACCTGCAGGTGGTGCGCGGCGCCATCTCGGCCGGGGTGGTGCAGTACCTGATCAAGCCGTTCACTTACGCCACCTTCGCCCAGAAGCTCACCACCTACCGGGAGTTCCACCGCCAACTCGGCGAGCGCTCACGGGTGACCAGCCAGGCGGATGTCGACCAGGCGTTCAACAGTCTGCGCACCCCCACGCCGATCACCCTGCCCAAGGGCCTCGCGGAGGGCACCCTGGCAGGGGTGACCGAGTTCCTCAAGGCGCGCAGCGCCCCGGTGTCGGCGGCCGAGCTCACCGACGAGCTCGGCATCTCCCGGGTCACCGCCCGCCGCTACCTGGAGCACCTCGCCGAGGACGGTTCGGTGTTGCGCTCCCCCCGATACGGCACCCCGGGCCGCCCCGAAAACGAGTACACCTGGCGGCGCGACTAGCGGAGCCGAGGCGGCGCCTCCAGGTACACATCGATCGGGTCTTGGCGGTCGACGACGAACCCGTTGCGCTCATAGAGCGTTCGCGCTGGGCTGCCCTGCAGCACATTCAGCCGGAATGGCCGGGTATCACCTTGGGTGGCCATGATCTCCCGGAGCACCTGCCCGCCGATCCCCCGGCCCTGCTGCGCGGGCTGCAGATAGAAGTGTTCGATCCACAGGGCGTCCGTTTCCGGCCGCACAGCGATGAGCCCGGCGCTCGCACCGTCGACGGTGATGACCGAGGTGTGGGCGCTGTCGAAGGCCGCCAGGAAGCGCTGGCGCACCCGCACCGGATCCCACCGGCCGAGCCGCTCGAGGTCGGCACGCATGACGACGGCTCGAAGCTCCGCCATCCAGGACGCGTCGGCCGGGCTACTCGGGGCCAGGGTCCACTCGGTAGTCATGCTGCAATGCAAGCGCACCAGGACCGTCATCGTCAAAAGTTCGTCGCGGTGAGCTGGCTGACCGGCGACCGCACGTGGACCGGCCTGCGGAGACGGTAGGAGTCCTCCTACCGGATCGAGTCTTCCGTCTCGGTCGCGAGCGCAATGCGCAGCCGTCCTTTCGCCGACGCGTACCGCGACCGGGCCGTTGACGCCGAGACGCCGCTGACCTGGGCCGCTTCCACGATGCTGAATCCCTCCCAGTGCACGAGTTCGACGAGTTCGCGCAGGGCGGCCGGGAGCTGCGCGACAGCATCCCGCACCGCGAGGGTCTCGAGGTCATCCGTGGGCGCCGGTGGGTGGTCCAGCTCGTGGCGCAACCGATCGGTGGCGGCCAGGCGGCGTCGGGTCGATCGGCGGGCGTTCAGCAGCAGGTTGCGGGCGATCGCGAAGAGCCACATCCGGCCGCCGATCTCGTCGGTCGGGGCCGTACGGGCTTTCCTCCACGCCACGATGAAGGTCTCGCTCAAGACGTCAGCGGCATCCGCGCGCGGATCGATCCGCCGCTCCAGATAGGCGAGCAGGTCCGACGCATTGGCGCGGATCAGGGCCTCCAGGCGGTCGTCACTGGCAGCCAGGCTCACCGGGCGACCTCGTCACAGGTTCCGCCTGCTTCGAGCGAGAAGTGGCTGGTATCCAGGCCCCTGGCCGTGACGCCATCCGTCATCATCGTGAAGGCGGCACTGAGCAACGCGTCGGTCTCCGGGTCAGGGGGCGCCGGCTGGATAGTCGCCTCCGGGTGGGCTGCGTTGTACTGCGCGAGGGCGGCAGCCTTGGCAGCGGCGGCGGCCGAGGCCCGGGCGTCCTGGCGAGCGCTGTCGGGAACCTCCACGGTCTCGAAGTCGATGCCGAGGAGGATCTCCTGGGCGGCGAGGAAGGATGCGTCGTCCGCCGGCACTCCCTCCGGACGCACGATCATGCCTGCCACACAGAAATCGCCGTCGGCGTTGGTGTGCTGCAACGACCGGTCCGGGGTGAAGCCCAACCATTCGAGGAGCGGCGGCGAGGCCAGCGCGGTCGAGGTTCCCCCGAGGAGGACGACGCCGAGCGCCGCTCCCCCGATCAGCCACCGACGGGCGCGCGTCCGTCGGCGTGCCGGCCGGCTGCTCGTGATCATCGCATCGACGGCGGCCCTGAAACTCTCGTCGCGGCTCATGACCGCAGGCGCCGATCCCGCGAGCCGACCGTACAGCTCCTCGTCATCCATGTCTGTCCCCCTCAGTGATGCTCTCACTAGCTACATGTCCGCATGTACCTGAAGCGTCCGAAGGGCCCGTTCTCGCGGCATCCACACCGGTTAGAGTGGAATCCCGGGAGAGGGTGCGCCATGGTTTCGCCTCGAGAACACGGTCTGGCGCCCGCACAGAACGATGTGCCCGCCGCGCGACACACGCTGGGCATCCTCACGCACCTGGCCGCCCAACGCGGGCCCGTGCCGGCCTCCACCATCGCTCAGGCGCTCGGTCTGCCCCGCTCCACCGTGTACAGGCTGCTCGGCGTGCTCACCGAGCTCGGCTTCGTGCTGCACTTCCCCGAGGCCCGCCGCTACGGCATCGGACTGGCCGCGTTCGAGTTGAGCTCCGGCTTCTCCCGGCAAGAACCGCTGGCCCGGCTGGGCCGACCGATCCTCGCGTCGCTCGTCGACAAAATCGGCGAGAGCGCGCACCTGGCGGTGCTGCACGGCCGCGACGTGATCTACCTCGTCGAAGAGCGCGCGCCCCGCCGGCCCGCCCTGGTGACGGATGTCGGCGTGCGGCTGCCCAGCCACCTCACGGCCAGCGGCCGGGCCCTGCTCGCCACGCTGCCGCTGTCCCAACTGCGGGCGCTGTTCCCCGACAAGGCCGCGTTCGTGCAGCGCTCGGCCGACGACAGCGCCCATCCCCGGGGCGCCGTGAGCAGCTACCGCGAACTGAGCCGACTCCTGGTCGAGGTGCGCGCCCACGGCTACGCGGCCGAGGACGGCGACGTCACCGAAGGCATCGCATCCGTGGCCGTGGCGGTGCGCGACCACTCCGGCTGGCCCGCCGCCGGCATCGCCGTCACCTTCGCCCGCTCGAGCGTGCCGCCCGAGCGCTGGCCGGAACTCGCCGCAGCGGTGGAGCACTCGGCGGCGGAGCTCAGCCGGCGGATCAGCGGCCGAGCCGGCTGAGTGCGGCTCTCCCGAACCCCATTTCCAGCAGTTTTGGATGCCGGTGAACCTTTGGGCTCTGCGCCTCGTTGTTCAGGGTGGATGACCATCATCCGTGGCAAGAGTGAAGACGACACTGAACGAGGGTGACATGCAGAAGAAGACGAAGATCGGGCTGTGGATTGCGGGCGGAGTTGTCGTCATCGGCGGCGCCGCCCTGGCATTCGGACCGGCCGTGTACGCCGGTTACGCCAACAGCAACGCCGAGGCAGCCCCCACCATCGCGGCGGGCACCCCCACCACGTCGGATGCGGCCACCTCCGTCCCCGTGAACGCCGACGACCTGTCGGGCAGCTGGAGCATCGGCGCGGACTCTTACGCGGGCTACCGTGTCGACGAGGTGCTGCAGGGCAACGACGTGACCGTGACCGGCCGCACGACCGACGTGACCGGTGTCCTCACCGTCGACGCGCTCTCCCTCACGGCCGCCACCATCACGGTGGATGTGGCGAGCATCGCCACCGACGAGAGCGCCAGGGACGCCTACTTCCGCGACACCGCCATGGAGGTCGGCGAGTTCCCAACGGCCACCTTCACCCTCACCGAACCGGTCACCCTCGAGGCGCCCGAAGCCGGGGTTGCCCAGACCGTGAGCGCCACCGGTGAACTGACCATGCACGGCGTGACCCAGCCCGTCACCGTCGAGCTGCAGGCCGCGCTCACCGACACCGGCGGCCAGGTCGTCGGCACCATCCCGATCACCTTCAGCGACTACGGTGTTGAGGCCCCCGACCTCGGCTTCGTCTCGGTCGAAGATGCCGGCTCCGTCGAGTTCTCACTCAACGCCCTGCAGAATTAGATCCACCGTGTTCATCGTGGGCATCGGGCAGACCGGGAGGTGACCGTGGCGGACCAACACGCAGAGCCGCACGCTGAGCTCCTCCGGGCGCTGCACGATGCCCACGGGCCGGCGCTCTTCCGCTACGTCGTGCGCCTCACCGGAGACTACGGCTTCGCCCAGGATGTGGTGCAGGAAGCCCTACTGCGCGCCTGGAAACGACCGGCGCTTCTCGACCGGGACGACGAGGCCGCCAGGGCGTGGCTGTTCACCGTGGCCAGGAACCTCGTCATCGACGACCGCCGCAGCGCCCGGTTCGCCCGCGAGATCAGCACCGATGCCCTGCCGGAGACGGCGTCAGCTGACGCCACCGAGGCCGTCCTGGACCGGTGGCTGCTCACGGATGCGCTCACCGCGCTGTCCCCCGAACACCGCACCGTGCTCGTGAGCGCCTATTACCTCGGCCAGTCGATCGCCGAGATCGCCCGCCGCGAGCAGGTACCGGAGGGCACCGTGAAGTCGCGCCTGCACTACGCCCTGCGAGCGATGCGGCTCGCCCTACAGGAAAGAGGGGTCACCGAATGACCTCCACCCCCGACAACTTCCGTGAGTGGGATGCCGCCTACGTGCTCGGTGCGCTGAGCACCGAAGACCGACGCACCTTCGAACGCCACCTCGCGGGCTGCCCCGCCTGCGCCGCCGCCGTAGCCGAGCTCGCCGGGATGCCCGGCATCCTGGCCGCCCTCCCCGCGGCAGAGGCCCAGGCGATCAGCGAGGCCGGCGCCGCCGATGACCACCTGCGCAGCGCGCTGCACCAGCCGGGACTCGTGCAGCGGCTGGCCGGCGCGGCCGTGAAGCGCACCAGGCGCACCCGCATCCGCCTGGCCGTGGCCTGCGTCGCCGCCGCGGTGCTGATCGCGCTGGGCGGCGGGGCGCTCGGCGCCGTTCTCACCTCCTCCCCCGGCGTCGAGGCCGGCCCGGCCGTGCCGCCTGCCACCAGCCCGGCCGCGACCCCGACCGAGGCGACCCGGATCGTGGCCATGGAACCGCTGGAACCCAACGCGCTCACTGCCGCCCTCACCATCACCGATACCGACTGGGGAACCCGGTTCGACTGGTCGTGCGTGTATCTCAACGAGCTGTGGAAGGACAACGGGCCGCAGGACTACGACATGGTCATGACCGATCGGAACGGCGACTCGACGGTGCTGGCGACCTGGACGGCGACCAGCCCGAGCACCGAGAACCTGGCCGCGTCGACCGACGTGCCGCGCGACCAGATTCAGAGCATCGAGATCCGGGCCAGCCAGAGCGGACTCGCGCTCGCCCACACCGACCTGTAAGGCCACGGCCGCGGGGCCTTGAAAGGACATCCCATGATGGTTGCACTGCCCATCCTCGCCGTGACCGGCTCCACCGGAGCACTCGGAAGCCTCGTCGCGCACGCGCTGGCCGCGGATGGCGTGCCCCAACGTCTGCTCGCGCGCACCGTGGCCAAGGCGCCGCAGTTGCCCGGGAGTGTCGCGCTGCCGTTCTCCTATTCCGACCGGGCCGCCTGCGCTCTGGCGCTGGACGGCGTGCAAACGCTGTTCATGGTGTCGGCCGCCGAGAATGCCGAGCGGCTCGACCAGCACCGCGCCTTCATCGACTCGGCCCGAGCCGCTGGGGTGCGCCACATCGTCTACACCTCGTTCATCGCAGCGGCACCCGATGCGACCTTCACGCTGGCCAGGGATCACTACGCCACCGAGCAGTACATCCAGGCGTCCGGGATCGAGCACACCTTCCTGCGCGACAGCCTCTACCTCGACTTCATGCACGCTCTCGTCGGCGCAGATGGCGTCATCCGCGGACCGGCCGGCACGGGCCGGGTGGCCGCCGTCGCCCGGGCGGATGTGGCCAGGACCGCCGTGGCGGTGCTGCGGGATGTGACCGCCCACCGGAACGTGACCTACGACCTCACCGGACCGGAGGCGCTGACCATGGCCGAGGTCGCCCAGACGCTCTCCGCCGCCCAGGGAAGCACCGTGCGTTTCCACGACGAAACCCTCGCCGAGGCGTACGAGTCCCGCGCGCCGTGGGGCGCACCGGGGTGGCAGGTGGACGCCTGGGTCTCGACCTACACGGCCATCGCCGCCGGAGAGATGGCCGCGGTCAGCACCGACATCGAAACGATCACCGGTCTCAAGCCGGCCAGTCTCGCCCAGCTCCTGGCCGGGTAGGCAGGGCGGCCGGTACGGCTTGGGTCAGAGCGCCCAGAGGTCCCGGCTCGCCGCCTCCCGCACGGCCGCCGACACGGCATCGAGCAGTGGCGACGACAGGTTCCATCGTTGCCAGTACAGCGGCACGTCCACCGGATGCGCGGCCGCCAGGTCCACGAGCCGGCCGTCGGCGATCTCTTCCAGGCACTGCTGTTCGGGCAGCACGCCCCAGCCCAGGCCCAGCAGCACGGCCCTTGCGAAGTCGTTCGAGGCGGGGATGACGTGTCGCGGCGCGGCGCCGGGGCGTCCCGCCTGGGCGCGGAGGAACGCATCCTGCAGGTCGTCGTTGCGGTCGAACGTCACCACGGGCGCCTGAGACAATGTCGCCAGGCCGTCCTGGAGCCAGCGGTCGACGAAGGCCGGGGTAGCTACAGCGCGGTACCGCATCCGGCCGAGCGGTTCGGTCACGCAGCCCTGGATGGTTTCGTGGCTGGAGGTGACCGCGGCCATGACGGCGCCGGCGCGCAGCAGCGAGAGCGTGTGCTCCTGATCCTCGCGGTGCAGATCGAAGGCCACATCGCGTTCGGCGGCCACTGGCGCCAGCGCGCCGAGAAACCAGGTGGCCAGGCTGTCGGCGTTGACGGCGAGGGAGACGCGCGCCGGCCGACCAGCCGGCGCGGCGTCCTGGAGCAAGCGTTCGGTGTCGGCCTCGAGGAGTTCGACCTGGCGCGCATAACGCAGCACCACAGCGCCGGCCGCCGTGAGCGCCACGGGGGTCGTACGCTGCACGAGCACCCGGCCGGAGGCCTGCTCCATGGCCTTCACCCGCTGGGACACGGCGGAGGCCGTGACGTGCAGGCGGCGGGCGGCCGCATCGAAGGTGCCCTCCTCCATCAGGGCGAGGAGGGTGCCGAGCTGTTCCAGGGTGAATCGCTGCATTAGCTCAGCTTACGCATCATCAGAAACTGTAGCTGGACTGAATCATGGTGGCTGCCTACGGTGGAATCATGACCCCCGCGACAACACTCCTGCCCGCCCTCCTGGGCCTGCTCACGGGGCTCTCCCTCATCGTCGCCATCGGCGCCCAGAACGCGTTCGTCCTGCGGCTCGGGATCGAGGGCCGCACCCGGGTGATCGCACCGGTGGTCGCCATCTGCGCTCTCTCCGATGCCGCACTGATTCTCGCCGGGGTCCTCGGCATGGGCACTCTCGTGCAGGCGGCGCCGGCGGTCATGCAGGTCGTGCGGATCGGCGGGGCCGCCTTCCTGCTCGGCTACGGCCTGTGGGCCGCGCGCCGCGCCATCCGCCCCGGGGCCCTGGTGCTCACCGGAGCGCCGTCCGTGACGGGGATGCGCGTGGCTGTCGGCACGGTACTCGCCCTCACCTGGCTCAACCCGCACGTCTACCTGGACACGGTCGTGCTCCTCGGCTCCGTCGCCTCGCAGCAGGATGCCGCCGGGCGCTGGTGGTGGGTGGGCGGCGCCATGCTGGGCAGCCTGCTCTGGTTTGCCGGCCTCGGTTTCGGGGCGCGCCTGCTGCGCCCGGTCTTCGCCCGCCCGCGCGCCTGGCGGGTGCTCGACGGCATCATCGCCGTGGTCATGCTCGTGCTGGGCGCGCGGCTGGCGTTCGACCTG belongs to Cryobacterium sp. SO2 and includes:
- a CDS encoding YceI family protein produces the protein MQKKTKIGLWIAGGVVVIGGAALAFGPAVYAGYANSNAEAAPTIAAGTPTTSDAATSVPVNADDLSGSWSIGADSYAGYRVDEVLQGNDVTVTGRTTDVTGVLTVDALSLTAATITVDVASIATDESARDAYFRDTAMEVGEFPTATFTLTEPVTLEAPEAGVAQTVSATGELTMHGVTQPVTVELQAALTDTGGQVVGTIPITFSDYGVEAPDLGFVSVEDAGSVEFSLNALQN
- a CDS encoding sigma-70 family RNA polymerase sigma factor, producing MTVADQHAEPHAELLRALHDAHGPALFRYVVRLTGDYGFAQDVVQEALLRAWKRPALLDRDDEAARAWLFTVARNLVIDDRRSARFAREISTDALPETASADATEAVLDRWLLTDALTALSPEHRTVLVSAYYLGQSIAEIARREQVPEGTVKSRLHYALRAMRLALQERGVTE
- a CDS encoding zf-HC2 domain-containing protein, translated to MTSTPDNFREWDAAYVLGALSTEDRRTFERHLAGCPACAAAVAELAGMPGILAALPAAEAQAISEAGAADDHLRSALHQPGLVQRLAGAAVKRTRRTRIRLAVACVAAAVLIALGGGALGAVLTSSPGVEAGPAVPPATSPAATPTEATRIVAMEPLEPNALTAALTITDTDWGTRFDWSCVYLNELWKDNGPQDYDMVMTDRNGDSTVLATWTATSPSTENLAASTDVPRDQIQSIEIRASQSGLALAHTDL
- a CDS encoding SDR family oxidoreductase codes for the protein MMVALPILAVTGSTGALGSLVAHALAADGVPQRLLARTVAKAPQLPGSVALPFSYSDRAACALALDGVQTLFMVSAAENAERLDQHRAFIDSARAAGVRHIVYTSFIAAAPDATFTLARDHYATEQYIQASGIEHTFLRDSLYLDFMHALVGADGVIRGPAGTGRVAAVARADVARTAVAVLRDVTAHRNVTYDLTGPEALTMAEVAQTLSAAQGSTVRFHDETLAEAYESRAPWGAPGWQVDAWVSTYTAIAAGEMAAVSTDIETITGLKPASLAQLLAG
- a CDS encoding LysR family transcriptional regulator ArgP: MQRFTLEQLGTLLALMEEGTFDAAARRLHVTASAVSQRVKAMEQASGRVLVQRTTPVALTAAGAVVLRYARQVELLEADTERLLQDAAPAGRPARVSLAVNADSLATWFLGALAPVAAERDVAFDLHREDQEHTLSLLRAGAVMAAVTSSHETIQGCVTEPLGRMRYRAVATPAFVDRWLQDGLATLSQAPVVTFDRNDDLQDAFLRAQAGRPGAAPRHVIPASNDFARAVLLGLGWGVLPEQQCLEEIADGRLVDLAAAHPVDVPLYWQRWNLSSPLLDAVSAAVREAASRDLWAL
- a CDS encoding LysE/ArgO family amino acid transporter, which translates into the protein MTPATTLLPALLGLLTGLSLIVAIGAQNAFVLRLGIEGRTRVIAPVVAICALSDAALILAGVLGMGTLVQAAPAVMQVVRIGGAAFLLGYGLWAARRAIRPGALVLTGAPSVTGMRVAVGTVLALTWLNPHVYLDTVVLLGSVASQQDAAGRWWWVGGAMLGSLLWFAGLGFGARLLRPVFARPRAWRVLDGIIAVVMLVLGARLAFDL